GCGTGCGGCCCACCGTAAACATATACCATCACAGGATATTTTTTACCGGCATCAAAATTTGCCGGATAAATAAGCCTGCCGTTCAGCGGTGTTTTGCCATCGGCAGAAGTGACGGTTACCAACTCCATTTTAGGGAGTACGGTCTTGCCTTTATAAGGGTTCTCCGCATTCAGTATCTCGGTTAATTTTTTGCTTTTCAGGTCGGTTATGGCAACCTTGTTTGGCGTTGTAGTGCTGTTGTAACTATCCAGTACCAATGTCCCGTCAGTGCTTACGATGGCGTTGTGCGTGCCATTAGCAGTAGTAAGCGGAATGGTTTTTCCTGAGCTTAACTCTACCCTGTACAATTGCCTTTCCAGTCCGTTATCTGCCGTTCCTATGTAGAATGCGTTTTTAGCATTGGCATCAAAACCAAGGAGATCCTGAACAACCACGTCCAGGTAGCCAAGGCTTTTCAGCTGCTTGCCGTCAGTGTTATAAAGATACAGCTGCTCGAAGCCGTTCTTTTCGGTGCGGTATAAAAACTGGTCGTTATGCCCCGGTACGAAAGTAAGGTCATGAAGCGGCTCTACATAAGTAGTGGCTTTTTCCTCAAATAATGTCTTTACGAAATTACCCGTAGCAGCATCATACTTGTTCATTTTAAGGTGGTTTTGCTCACGGTTCAGCACGCCTACAAATACAAATTTGCTGTCAGGCGACCAGGTAACGCAGGTAAGGAACTGCTCTGCAGGGCCTTCTGTTTTTAGCGTAATTTTATTTCCTGAAGCAATGTCATAAGCTACAAGCGTCACTTCTTCGCTTTTCATGCCCGCCATAGGATATTTAATGTTCTTGGTTTCAGCGATACGCGCGTCCCATTGCACAAGGGGGTAATTGGCCACCATGGTCTCGTCTTTGCGGTAGTAGAGCAGATTGCCGCTGTCCGGGCTCCACCACATCCCTTTGTTGATGCCGAATTCCTGGCGGTGCGTGTAGTCGCTGCCGTTCACAATGCCTTTGTCAGTATCATTGGTAACGGTTTTCTCAACTTTACCGGATAGCATAATATTATTGTCATTTAGCCATGCGACAGTAGTTCCGTCCGGTGAAAGCACCTGGTTTTTTGCATCGGCAGAAATAGCAACGGCACTTTTCACTTCTTTTTTGTCGGCATCAAAAAGCACAAGGTACATTTTGTTTTTGCCCGATACCTCAAGCTGCAGCGTACTTTTATCCTTCCACTGATAATTATATGGGAAGATCTGCATTACAAATGTTTCGTCCGGGAATTTGCTTTTCAGGGCAGTAGCTAGTTCTGTTTTTGTCACAAGGGTCGTCTCTTCCCAGTTACCAGCCTCGCTGCGCTGCATAAGGCTTGCATAGTTATCACTAAGGTAGGTTATTGCCTTGGTGTCCTTGCGCCACAAAGGAGATACAAGGCTTTTCGGGGCAAATTCCTGGTACTGGCCCGATGTTGCCTGCTTTAAGGTAAGATTTTGTTGTGCGGTGGCAGCCATTCCCGTAAAAAGGAACAGCAGTAAAAGTTTTCTCATACGTTTGTTTGTTGTTTGTCAGGCGAATTTAAGGAAAGTATAAATGTGCCGTATATTATAATAGTAATTAGTAGCCGTTTTTGTAAATTCGTTTCACAATTCAGCAATATTCTACAGGAGTATCTACAAGCGCATGAAAAACATTGATGACCAGACCCTGGCGAGGGAACATTTAGCCAACGAAAGGACTTTCTTAGCATGGGTACGCACCGGCATCGCTATAATGGCATTTGGTTTTGTGGTGGTAAAATCCTCGATTTTTGTTGATAATGATGGCCTTCCGGAAGAAAGTATAATTCCCGGTGAATTATTTACTGTTATCGTAGGTATTATGCTCGTGGTTTCAGGCACATTGATGTCAACCGTTTCCTATTTTAGGTACCGCCAAACCAAAAAACAATTGCGCCGTGGCATTTACCATCATTCATCAGCTTTGCTGGCTATGATCGCGGCAGGTGTATTACTGGTAAGTATATTGCTGATTGTTTATCTGTTAAGGACTTTGTAAAAGCTATTCGAACCTTTTATAATTCTTCGCCCAATAATCTTTAAAGAATGCTGTTTCATTCTGGTATTTTGCAGGTACTTTCACCATTTGCTCCATGATGCGCTCATTTTTACCTTCAATTTTATAAATGGTAACGCCCATAGCATAATCAGCATCACGGCAGGTAACAACAAAAATCCGTGCTATGGACTTAGCTTCAAAATTGTCAATGTAGAATAACTCGCTTCCCCACATACCTCCGGCACATCCCATTCTATGATTGCTGTAAAAATATTTCGTTCCCTCCAGTCTTTCAGATGAAGGGAAATCGCTGAAGTCTTTTATTTCCCTGAACGTGTCAGTTTTGCGGTCAAAAATGATCAATTCCTTTACACCGCCTACATTACTAAGTTGGTTTAGGCTGATGTCATTTATACTGTCCCTGTCAACGTCTTCAAATTCAAAACCATTGCCCGCAAAATTGGGATGCGTGTAAATGGTGTCGCCTTTATAAAGAATGCGTAAAGGCAAGTTGTTATGGCTGCCCGGATAGCCTTGGATTACAGTATACATTGTTCCCTCTATAGCAAGCGAATCAGTAAGATATTCAAGAGAAGGTTTTTGTGGCTTTATACCTTTTGGCTCACTGATAACGATCTTTTCCGACTTTTGGCAGCTTAAAAAACAGAATACTAAGGCGATAGAAAAAGGTTTCATAGGAAGGCGGTTTGTCTGATAACAATATAAGCAGAATTATTATTGTATAGATTAAAAATAAAAACCGGGATGTTCGTCCCGGTTCAATATCTTAAATAGAAATGTGTTAAACAACTTCAGTTTTCGCTAAAACCCCAACCTGTTCCATACATTCTCTCATTATAGTATAAGTCCTTTCGATATCATTGTCAAGGCCGATAGAGAAACGGATCAACCCGTCGGTAAGGCCCATTTCCATTTGCTCTTCTATCGGAATCTCGCTTGAAGTCGACGTGCCCGGCGCGCTGAATAGTGTTTTATAGAAACCAAGGCTCACGGCAAGGTAGCCAAGGTTGCGCTCCTGCATCAGTTCCATCAATTCATTGGCTTTGTGAAGGTCACCTGCATCAATGGTCATCATACCACCAAATCCGTATTCAGGGTTGATCATGCTTTTATATAATTCATGGCTTGGGTGGCTTTCCAGTCCGGGATAAACGGTTTTCAGTCCATCCTGCTCAAAACGCTGTGCAAGGTACATGGCGTTGTGGCTGTGCTGTTTCATACGGATGTGCAGTGTACGGAGGTTTTTTAGTATGCTTGCCGCACGCAGGCTGTCCATTGTCGGGCCTAAAAGCATGCTGGCCCCGTTGTTTACATTACGCAGCTGGTCGATGAATTCCTGGGTACCGCAGGTAACTCCACCCACTGTATCGCTGCTGCCGTTTATGAATTTTGTAAGGCTGTGGATCACAACATCAGCACCCATTTTTGCCGGGGCAACCGAAAGCGGGGAGAAGGTGTTATCTACCACAAGCTTCAGGTTGTATTTTTTAGCGATTTTAGCAAGGCCTTCGATGTCGGCTACTTCAAGCAGCGGATTGCTCACCGTTTCGCAGTACAATACTTTTGTGTTTGGCGTGATAGCTGCTTCTACAAGATAAAGTTTGGTAATGTCTACGAACGATGTGGTAATACCCAGTTTTGGCATGAAATTTTTCATGAAGGCATAAGTCCCGCCATAAATAGTGCGGCTGGATACAATATGATCTCCCATTCCACATAGTTGTAATAAAACAGGTGTAATGGCTCCCATTCCCGAAGCAGCTACATTGGCGGTTTCGGTACCTTCCATTGCAGCAAGTGCCTGGCCTAAATACAGGTTGCTTGGCGAAGCATGGCGGGAATACAGGTAACATCCTTCGGCATTGCCTTCAAAGGCATCGAACATGGTTTTTGCCGAAAGGAAAGTATAGGTTGATGAATCGGATATAGATGGGTTTACGCCCCCAAATTCTCCAAAATATTGCAGGTCCTGGATATTGTCGGCGGGATTGAATGTTTTCATAAGACGAATTTCATTGTATTAAAAAGTCAAAGAGACATATTTGTAAACTTAAAATCAAACATAGTTGGATAAATTAGTTTTATTTTCTATAATTTTGATTTTAAACAGAAGAATATTTTAAATAGATAATATAATTTTAAATATTCCAGAAAAATTTTCACATGGCTTTAGATGCAACCGATAAAAAGCTGCTCCTTCTTTTGCAGGAAGACAGTACACAGACTACAAAACAGCTTTCGCTTAAGCTTAATTTGTCTGTTACCGCAATATATGAACGTGTCAAAAAACTCGAGCGCGAGGGGATCGTCAGCAAATATGTGGCATTAGTTGACCGCAATAAGGTCAACCGCGGGTTCGTAGTTTTTTGCCACCTGAAACTCATACAGCATACTAAAGAATACCTGACCAAATTTGAGCATGAAGTAAAGCAGCTCGATGAAGTCCTGGAGTGCTACCATGTCAGCGGCGACTATGATTATATATTAAAGATATATGTGGCGGATATGGAAGCCTACCGTGAATTCATGGTCACAAAACTGACTACACTGCAGCACATCGGCAGCACACACAGTACGTTCATGATAGGCGAGGTGAAGAATACTAATGTGATTTCGGTGTAAAGGCCTCTCACTAGCCCTCTCCAAAAGAGAGGGAGAAGCTGCACTATACTGAAATCTTTGTGTAATAGCTAACAGAACACTATATTTGAGATACCAAAAAACAAATTATGAAAAAAATAATGATAGCAATCATCCTGTCAGTTACTTCGTTGGCATTCGCCCAAAAAGCACCGCAGGTACAAATAGAGCAGGGTACAATTGAGGGAGTACTTCTCTCGTCGGGCATACAAAGTTACAAGGGGATACCGTTTGCTGCGCCGCCTGTGGGGGAACTGCGCTGGAAGGCACCGCAACCGCCAAA
Above is a genomic segment from Flavobacterium album containing:
- a CDS encoding S9 family peptidase → MRKLLLLFLFTGMAATAQQNLTLKQATSGQYQEFAPKSLVSPLWRKDTKAITYLSDNYASLMQRSEAGNWEETTLVTKTELATALKSKFPDETFVMQIFPYNYQWKDKSTLQLEVSGKNKMYLVLFDADKKEVKSAVAISADAKNQVLSPDGTTVAWLNDNNIMLSGKVEKTVTNDTDKGIVNGSDYTHRQEFGINKGMWWSPDSGNLLYYRKDETMVANYPLVQWDARIAETKNIKYPMAGMKSEEVTLVAYDIASGNKITLKTEGPAEQFLTCVTWSPDSKFVFVGVLNREQNHLKMNKYDAATGNFVKTLFEEKATTYVEPLHDLTFVPGHNDQFLYRTEKNGFEQLYLYNTDGKQLKSLGYLDVVVQDLLGFDANAKNAFYIGTADNGLERQLYRVELSSGKTIPLTTANGTHNAIVSTDGTLVLDSYNSTTTPNKVAITDLKSKKLTEILNAENPYKGKTVLPKMELVTVTSADGKTPLNGRLIYPANFDAGKKYPVMVYVYGGPHAQLVTNEWLGGASLFDYYMAQQGYVVFTLDNRGSDARGRDFEHVVHRNLGVNEMADQMKGVDFLKSKSFVDAERIGVYGWSFGGFMATSLMLDHSDVFKVGVAGGPVCDWKYYEVMYGERYMDTPQENPEGYAGNSLIGKAAKLKGRLLMIHGAQDPVVVQQNSMEFIQACIAAGKQVDYFLYPTHEHNVRGKDRVHLNQKIAEYFDTYLKK
- a CDS encoding YidH family protein, which gives rise to MKNIDDQTLAREHLANERTFLAWVRTGIAIMAFGFVVVKSSIFVDNDGLPEESIIPGELFTVIVGIMLVVSGTLMSTVSYFRYRQTKKQLRRGIYHHSSALLAMIAAGVLLVSILLIVYLLRTL
- a CDS encoding aminotransferase class I/II-fold pyridoxal phosphate-dependent enzyme, with protein sequence MKTFNPADNIQDLQYFGEFGGVNPSISDSSTYTFLSAKTMFDAFEGNAEGCYLYSRHASPSNLYLGQALAAMEGTETANVAASGMGAITPVLLQLCGMGDHIVSSRTIYGGTYAFMKNFMPKLGITTSFVDITKLYLVEAAITPNTKVLYCETVSNPLLEVADIEGLAKIAKKYNLKLVVDNTFSPLSVAPAKMGADVVIHSLTKFINGSSDTVGGVTCGTQEFIDQLRNVNNGASMLLGPTMDSLRAASILKNLRTLHIRMKQHSHNAMYLAQRFEQDGLKTVYPGLESHPSHELYKSMINPEYGFGGMMTIDAGDLHKANELMELMQERNLGYLAVSLGFYKTLFSAPGTSTSSEIPIEEQMEMGLTDGLIRFSIGLDNDIERTYTIMRECMEQVGVLAKTEVV
- a CDS encoding Lrp/AsnC family transcriptional regulator translates to MALDATDKKLLLLLQEDSTQTTKQLSLKLNLSVTAIYERVKKLEREGIVSKYVALVDRNKVNRGFVVFCHLKLIQHTKEYLTKFEHEVKQLDEVLECYHVSGDYDYILKIYVADMEAYREFMVTKLTTLQHIGSTHSTFMIGEVKNTNVISV